ATTTGCCATCTTCAGAGAAGCTCCCTAAAAAATTAAATAGACATATGTCAGTCACCTTTTTTGGTTCTGCTCAAGTGTCACCAAGTTCTTTTTATTACCGAGCGGCAAGAGATCTATCCTTTGAGCTTTCTCAACAAGGTTTTAGCATCGTTACAGGGGGGGGGCCAGGAATTATGGAAGCAGCCAATAAAGGAGCTTGGAATGCTGGAGGACTTTCGAGAGGTGTTCTTATGGATATACCAGATCAACCAGCAAATTTATTTTGTTCTAGAGGACAACAAACACAATGCTCTAGCTTTTCAGAAAGAAAAAAGGAGCTTATAAGTAAATCAGAAGCGTTTATTTTTTTTCCTGGAGGCTTTGGTACTTTAGATGAGTTATTTGAGTTATTTGTTTACATAAGAACTGGAATAATTAAAAAAAAGCCCACTATCCTATTTGGTAAAGATTTCTGGGAAGGATTAATTCTCTGGGTAAGACAATTTTTAAGAAAGGATAATTATATCTATGATGAAGATTTAGAAATTTTTGAAATTTTTAATACAGTTGAAGAAACTTGTCTTTTTTTAATTAGGGAGTTAAATTTTAAAGATGAAAAAGTTAGTTTTAGCTTCTACGAACAAAAATAAATTAACTGAAATACAAAAAAGTTTTGAAGAACTTCATATTTATGATGTAGAGATAGAGGTAATACACAAAAGCCTTCTAAAAGAGCCGGAAGAGCCTTACGATACTTTTAAAGCAAACTCTCTTCATAAGGCTAAGCATTACGCAAATTTAACGGGATGTATAACCTTATCAGAAGATTCCGGGTTAGTTGTTGAAGAGCTAGGAGGGTTCCCTGGAGTTTACTCTAAAGAATTTATTTTAGAAAATAAAGGTGTGTCGGGCGCAATTATTTCTTTAGAGAGAAAATTAGAAAACAGCTCAGAAAAAAAGGCTTCTTTTGTGAGTGCTGTTTCTGTATATGACCCTAATAATCTTTTATTTATTTCAAATGAAGCTGAGGAGAAGGGTAATCTTTGTTTTCCCCCAAAAGGTAATTATGGGTATGGATTTGATCCTATATTCATACCTGAAGGTCACTCAAGAACTTTTGCAGAAATGACTATGAAAGAAAAAAACTCTGTTAGTCATAGATTGCGGGTGTTAGAAGAATCATTAATACAAATAATAAGATGGTAATGTAGAAATTAATTTAAGCTCGATAACATAAACTACTATACCCATCGTGAATGAAAAAAATACTTGAGTGTATATCAAAACCAATTTTTGAAGTTGTTTGGGTATATATTGGTGAAAGGGAAGGCTGGGAAGTTGTGAAAAAGTATGTAAAGAATCAGGAAGTTACTGAAGAATAAGTAATTAATATTGTCCTAATTGCAATTATCCCGTGGCTCGCCACTGGGATCCTTTATTGAAAAACCAAAAGGAAAAATCCATGGATAATTCATTCCCCCCCCCTAAGAAACGGAGTTTTTCCAAATCTAGAAAAAACCTGTCTTTTAAGCCGGGGTGCATTTCCTTGTCGACTACAATCTCCATCTGGACAGTCTTATCAAGTCTGCAAAACCACCCATGAAGAACCACAAAATATTGTCATTTGACAATATCTCTGTTCCATTCGCAAGTGCCCCTATGATAACAAGCAAACAAGGGCGATCACTACTAAGCCTCACATTGAAATAAATCCCATCAGCCCAAAAGTAAATATACTCTTTGCTTGATAGATCTCGGTCTTGCCACTCTTCATACTCTTCTTCCCAAATCTTGGTTAGCCTAGCAATGTTTGTGGCAGACAGTCCTTTGGCGTGATCTCCCAATATAGCCACCAAAGATTCAC
The window above is part of the Candidatus Neptunochlamydia sp. REUL1 genome. Proteins encoded here:
- a CDS encoding LOG family protein; this encodes MYLPSSEKLPKKLNRHMSVTFFGSAQVSPSSFYYRAARDLSFELSQQGFSIVTGGGPGIMEAANKGAWNAGGLSRGVLMDIPDQPANLFCSRGQQTQCSSFSERKKELISKSEAFIFFPGGFGTLDELFELFVYIRTGIIKKKPTILFGKDFWEGLILWVRQFLRKDNYIYDEDLEIFEIFNTVEETCLFLIRELNFKDEKVSFSFYEQK
- a CDS encoding non-canonical purine NTP pyrophosphatase, with the translated sequence MKKLVLASTNKNKLTEIQKSFEELHIYDVEIEVIHKSLLKEPEEPYDTFKANSLHKAKHYANLTGCITLSEDSGLVVEELGGFPGVYSKEFILENKGVSGAIISLERKLENSSEKKASFVSAVSVYDPNNLLFISNEAEEKGNLCFPPKGNYGYGFDPIFIPEGHSRTFAEMTMKEKNSVSHRLRVLEESLIQIIRW